In Streptomyces sp. NBC_01707, a genomic segment contains:
- a CDS encoding acyltransferase: MNPGLGTGLRSRDHSRPSGSIDANRPHRAQTRLAAIDGLRLVAAVMVAAYHYLGTPTPHFWGKTELSEFAPFLHESSRYGWLGVEFFFIISGFVICMSCWGRTPAQFSVSRISRLFPAYWCTVLLVVALVLAARLGQLPAATRIDPRTVLGNLTMAPGPLGLDLISGVSWTLWVEARFYLLMAVLLISGLSYRRMVAFCGAWLLAGVISLEVHSPLLNEFVLSRYTGLFVAGIVLYLMRRFGQNLLLWLLLGFAWCYELTVLEFRVADHVTTSSVEGRPSWAVCATVLTLCLGLLALAGVGPLAGLQWRWLVTAGGLTYPFYLVHQSIGIPLAKGLIKAVPGLGPLPSMALSVICMLGLAALIFKKVEHRLGRLLRHRLTIDLHLQDLAAEPAFTRTR; the protein is encoded by the coding sequence ATGAATCCGGGCCTTGGAACAGGACTGCGGAGCCGGGACCACAGTCGGCCGAGTGGGTCCATCGACGCGAATCGACCACACAGAGCGCAGACGCGCCTGGCCGCGATAGACGGGCTCCGCCTGGTAGCAGCAGTGATGGTGGCCGCGTATCACTACCTGGGGACACCCACCCCGCACTTCTGGGGAAAGACCGAGCTCAGCGAATTCGCCCCGTTCCTGCATGAAAGCAGCCGCTACGGCTGGCTCGGCGTCGAGTTCTTCTTCATCATCAGCGGATTCGTCATCTGCATGAGCTGTTGGGGAAGGACTCCCGCGCAGTTCTCCGTCTCCCGCATCTCACGGCTGTTCCCGGCCTACTGGTGCACGGTTCTCCTGGTCGTCGCGCTCGTCCTGGCCGCACGGCTGGGCCAGTTGCCTGCTGCCACACGCATCGACCCTCGTACTGTCCTGGGAAACCTGACGATGGCCCCCGGACCCCTGGGGCTCGATCTGATCAGCGGGGTCAGCTGGACACTCTGGGTGGAGGCCCGCTTCTACCTGCTGATGGCCGTGCTGCTCATCTCCGGGCTTTCCTATCGACGAATGGTGGCCTTCTGCGGAGCCTGGCTCCTGGCCGGTGTCATCTCCCTCGAAGTTCACTCGCCACTGCTCAACGAATTCGTACTGAGCCGATATACCGGCCTCTTCGTCGCCGGAATCGTTCTCTACCTCATGCGCAGGTTCGGACAGAACCTCCTGTTGTGGCTTCTCCTGGGTTTCGCCTGGTGCTACGAACTCACCGTGCTCGAATTCCGGGTGGCCGACCATGTCACCACGTCCAGCGTTGAGGGCCGCCCCTCCTGGGCCGTGTGCGCGACCGTACTCACACTCTGTCTCGGGCTGCTGGCACTGGCCGGTGTCGGACCGTTGGCGGGACTGCAATGGCGTTGGCTGGTCACCGCCGGAGGGCTCACGTACCCCTTCTACCTCGTCCACCAAAGCATCGGAATTCCCTTGGCCAAGGGCTTGATCAAGGCGGTACCGGGGCTGGGGCCGTTGCCTTCGATGGCGTTGTCCGTCATCTGCATGCTGGGTCTGGCCGCGCTCATCTTCAAAAAGGTGGAGCATCGGCTCGGACGCCTCCTGCGACATCGCCTGACAATCGACCTGCATCTGCAGGACCTCGCCGCGGAGCCCGCTTTCACCCGCACGCGATAG
- a CDS encoding methyltransferase domain-containing protein, translating to MTTIDWDSAADSFDEEPDHGLLDPVVRHAWAQRLESWLPGERSDVLDLGCGTGSLALLVTGQGHRVTAVDRSPRMVEQARSKLAGTGSEVLVGDAARPPVGKQQFDVIMVRHVVWLLPDPAAALRHWFGLLRPGGRLLMIEGVWGGVGLSAAQLTGLLAPLTERIHHERLSDDPDLWGKHVDDDRYALLARVEPPHRHSEIVDVHLILRRGPDVLLARRAGTGYADGLFNGPSGHVEDGEDVREAMIREAAEEIGVELDPDELRVALVMQHRGPGGAPRTGWFFEAEYDPARPPYNREPEKCSELAWFPLDSLPDDIVAYCRAALDGYRAGERFLIHWHEDGDTVAYQPHGVRRAVPLPPGGAGTGGVHHIELWVPDLAAAEAGWGWLLGELGHVPYQSWERGRSWRRGDSYLVIEQSADLTAGPHDRLRPGLNHLAFHVRDRATLDALVGRAPDHGWRLLFPDRHPYAGGEGHCAAYLEDAAGFEVELVVR from the coding sequence ATGACGACGATCGACTGGGACTCCGCCGCCGACTCCTTCGACGAGGAGCCCGACCACGGGCTGCTCGATCCGGTGGTCCGGCACGCCTGGGCGCAGCGGCTGGAGAGCTGGCTGCCCGGTGAGCGCTCGGATGTGCTCGACCTGGGATGCGGCACCGGAAGTCTCGCCCTGCTCGTCACCGGGCAGGGCCACCGCGTCACCGCCGTCGACCGGTCGCCGCGGATGGTCGAGCAGGCGCGGTCCAAGCTCGCCGGGACGGGCTCCGAGGTGCTGGTCGGGGATGCGGCCCGACCGCCGGTCGGGAAGCAGCAGTTCGACGTGATCATGGTCCGCCATGTGGTGTGGCTGCTGCCCGACCCCGCGGCGGCGCTGCGCCACTGGTTCGGACTGCTCCGGCCCGGCGGGCGGCTGCTGATGATCGAAGGGGTGTGGGGCGGGGTGGGTCTCTCCGCCGCGCAGCTGACCGGGCTCCTCGCCCCGCTCACCGAGCGCATCCACCACGAGCGGCTCTCCGACGACCCGGACCTGTGGGGCAAGCATGTCGACGACGACCGCTACGCCCTGCTGGCCCGCGTCGAGCCGCCGCACCGGCACAGCGAGATCGTCGATGTGCATCTGATTCTCCGTCGCGGCCCCGATGTCCTGCTCGCCCGCCGCGCCGGTACGGGATACGCGGACGGGCTGTTCAACGGCCCGTCCGGACATGTGGAGGACGGCGAGGACGTCCGCGAGGCGATGATCCGCGAAGCCGCCGAGGAGATCGGTGTCGAACTGGACCCGGACGAGCTGCGGGTCGCCCTGGTCATGCAGCACCGCGGTCCCGGCGGCGCTCCCCGGACCGGCTGGTTCTTCGAGGCGGAGTACGACCCCGCCCGCCCGCCGTACAACCGTGAACCGGAGAAGTGCTCGGAACTCGCCTGGTTCCCGCTGGACTCCCTTCCCGACGACATCGTCGCGTACTGCCGTGCGGCACTGGACGGATACCGGGCGGGGGAGCGCTTCCTGATCCACTGGCACGAGGACGGCGACACCGTGGCCTACCAGCCGCACGGCGTCCGCCGCGCGGTCCCGCTGCCGCCGGGCGGGGCCGGCACCGGCGGGGTGCATCACATCGAGCTCTGGGTGCCCGACCTGGCGGCGGCCGAGGCGGGATGGGGCTGGCTGCTCGGCGAGCTGGGCCATGTGCCGTACCAGAGCTGGGAGCGCGGCCGCAGTTGGCGGCGCGGCGACAGCTATCTGGTGATCGAGCAGTCGGCCGATCTGACCGCGGGGCCGCACGACCGGCTCCGCCCGGGTCTGAACCACCTGGCGTTCCATGTCCGGGACCGGGCCACGCTGGACGCACTGGTGGGGCGGGCCCCGGACCACGGCTGGCGCCTGCTGTTCCCCGACCGCCACCCGTACGCGGGAGGCGAAGGGCACTGCGCCGCGTATCTGGAGGACGCGGCGGGATTCGAGGTGGAGCTGGTGGTGCGTTAG
- a CDS encoding DUF402 domain-containing protein translates to MYASSVEVALVKAGRTKIRYPADVVRDDGTRVTVTAPWAAPGVRDFGFVRFEPGDVFTEHYWRDRWFAVKEVRTGGGTLKGWYCDITRPAVLRDGELLVEDLDLDLWVSADGSSVLRLDEDEFEESGLAARDPAAADAARRALDELERLALAGGLASLLALPSPSGDTP, encoded by the coding sequence ATGTACGCAAGCTCGGTTGAGGTCGCTCTGGTCAAGGCGGGCCGGACGAAGATCCGCTACCCGGCGGACGTCGTACGCGACGACGGCACCCGGGTGACGGTGACGGCCCCGTGGGCCGCGCCGGGCGTGCGCGACTTCGGCTTCGTACGGTTCGAGCCGGGCGATGTCTTCACCGAGCACTACTGGCGCGACCGGTGGTTCGCGGTGAAGGAGGTCCGCACCGGCGGGGGGACGTTGAAGGGCTGGTACTGCGACATCACCCGGCCTGCCGTGCTGCGCGACGGGGAACTGCTCGTGGAGGACCTGGATCTCGACCTGTGGGTGTCGGCGGACGGCTCCTCCGTACTGCGCCTGGACGAGGACGAGTTCGAGGAGAGCGGCCTGGCCGCACGCGATCCGGCGGCTGCGGATGCTGCCCGCAGGGCGCTGGACGAGCTGGAACGCCTGGCTCTGGCGGGCGGGCTCGCGAGTTTGCTGGCCCTGCCGAGCCCGTCCGGTGACACCCCCTAA
- a CDS encoding GNAT family N-acetyltransferase translates to MTVIVRDFLPTDAEAWVRVRRAALPYMVTTPEQVVFEQATAHPDKRYRLLIAEEDGEIIGTAQVGIAYDSPEPGQGFCNPYTLPRRTGRGAGSLLVRTAEEYLAGAGAVAVYTWVLDEPASRVFAEKRGYTPSRPAHFLHLDLAHGILPPRQELPSGVELRTAADFADDPRPLFEADAESTADEPSDTPAELADYEDWLQHTWNNPGLDRELTSVAVVDGQVAAFSAAETDGLTRYWSGMTGTRRAYRNRGLAKLAKNDSLHRARAAGYTDAYTGNDAENGPMLAINTWFGYRICATEVRHVRKLG, encoded by the coding sequence ATGACTGTCATCGTGCGCGACTTCCTGCCCACCGACGCCGAGGCCTGGGTACGGGTGCGGCGAGCCGCACTCCCCTACATGGTGACCACGCCCGAGCAGGTCGTCTTCGAACAGGCGACCGCTCACCCCGACAAGCGGTACCGGCTGCTGATCGCCGAGGAGGACGGGGAGATCATCGGCACCGCGCAGGTCGGTATCGCCTACGACAGCCCGGAACCCGGCCAGGGCTTCTGCAATCCCTACACGCTCCCCAGGCGGACGGGCCGCGGGGCGGGCTCGCTGCTGGTGCGCACCGCCGAGGAGTATCTGGCCGGTGCCGGGGCCGTCGCCGTCTACACCTGGGTGCTCGACGAACCGGCGAGCCGGGTCTTCGCCGAGAAGCGCGGCTACACACCGAGCCGCCCGGCCCACTTCCTCCATCTCGACCTGGCGCACGGCATCCTGCCGCCCCGTCAGGAGCTTCCGTCCGGTGTGGAGCTGCGTACGGCAGCCGACTTCGCCGACGACCCGCGGCCGCTGTTCGAGGCGGACGCCGAGTCCACGGCCGACGAACCGAGCGACACCCCGGCCGAACTCGCGGACTACGAGGACTGGCTGCAGCACACGTGGAACAACCCCGGCCTCGACCGGGAGCTCACCTCGGTCGCGGTGGTGGACGGACAGGTGGCGGCGTTCAGCGCCGCGGAGACCGACGGCCTGACCCGTTACTGGTCGGGGATGACGGGCACCCGCAGGGCGTACCGCAACCGGGGCCTGGCAAAGCTCGCCAAGAACGACTCGCTGCACCGGGCGCGCGCGGCCGGCTACACGGACGCGTACACCGGCAATGACGCGGAGAACGGCCCGATGCTGGCCATCAACACGTGGTTCGGCTACCGGATCTGCGCCACGGAGGTACGACATGTACGCAAGCTCGGTTGA
- a CDS encoding GntR family transcriptional regulator encodes MTLKIAIDPDAGTAPYEQLRTQISELARSGELPVGYRLPTVRGFAEELGLAANTVAKAYRALESDGVIETRGRNGTFIAAAGDTADRKAAAAAREYAEQARRLGLSRARAASLAEDAVRVAYEG; translated from the coding sequence GTGACCTTGAAGATCGCCATTGATCCCGACGCCGGCACCGCCCCGTACGAGCAACTGCGCACGCAGATCTCCGAACTGGCCCGGTCCGGAGAACTGCCCGTCGGCTACCGGCTCCCGACCGTACGCGGCTTCGCCGAGGAGCTCGGTCTCGCCGCGAACACCGTCGCCAAGGCGTACCGGGCGCTGGAGTCGGACGGGGTGATCGAGACCCGCGGGCGCAACGGTACGTTCATCGCCGCCGCGGGCGATACGGCGGACCGCAAGGCCGCCGCTGCGGCACGGGAGTATGCGGAGCAGGCGAGGCGGCTCGGGCTGTCCCGCGCCCGCGCGGCGTCGCTTGCGGAGGATGCCGTGCGGGTGGCGTACGAGGGCTGA
- a CDS encoding DUF5925 domain-containing protein, with the protein MSANPEAALPIRLTVDDSDSPADVVDALFLGRFATGEQPYSHSSSLDRVKSAATLLPPAAKVLRAARDDDRSATLAEGDGWTLLISRWNRGADVTVTATTPELAQQILDQATDGAQDEPEPQPENVTMGFWYVSPRRGPHRTTRQIAAGTWDEVRNNYTAPVADAMDRLMKVTPDDIAGRLLLLHGPPGTGKTSALRTLARSWRDWCQVDCVLDPERLFNDVGYLMDIAIGEDDGTTKGRWRLLLLEDCDELIRGEAKHTAGQALSRLLNLTDGLLGQGRNVLVGVTTNEDLERLHPAVVRPGRCLARIEVGPLSRREAVAWLGTEEGLGREGATLAELYALRRGTGPASVPKQDAGADAGLYL; encoded by the coding sequence ATGTCTGCCAACCCTGAGGCCGCTCTGCCGATCCGGCTCACCGTCGACGACAGCGACTCCCCTGCCGACGTCGTCGACGCGCTGTTCCTCGGCCGCTTCGCGACGGGCGAGCAGCCGTACTCGCACAGTTCCTCCCTCGACCGGGTGAAGTCCGCGGCAACGCTGCTGCCGCCCGCCGCCAAGGTGCTGCGCGCCGCCCGCGACGACGACCGCAGCGCCACACTCGCCGAAGGCGACGGCTGGACACTCCTCATCTCGCGGTGGAACCGCGGCGCCGACGTCACCGTCACCGCGACCACCCCGGAGCTGGCGCAGCAGATCCTCGACCAGGCGACGGACGGCGCCCAGGACGAACCGGAACCGCAGCCCGAGAACGTGACGATGGGCTTCTGGTACGTCTCGCCACGCCGTGGCCCGCACCGCACCACCCGGCAGATCGCCGCCGGCACATGGGACGAGGTGCGCAACAACTACACGGCACCGGTGGCCGATGCCATGGACCGGCTGATGAAGGTGACGCCGGACGACATCGCGGGCCGGCTGCTCCTGCTGCACGGCCCGCCCGGCACCGGCAAGACATCGGCGCTGCGCACGCTGGCGCGGTCCTGGCGGGACTGGTGCCAGGTCGACTGCGTACTCGATCCGGAGCGGCTCTTCAACGACGTCGGCTACCTCATGGACATCGCGATCGGCGAGGACGACGGCACGACCAAGGGCCGGTGGCGGCTGCTGCTGCTGGAGGACTGCGACGAACTGATCCGCGGCGAGGCCAAGCACACGGCGGGCCAGGCGCTGTCGCGGCTGCTGAACCTCACCGACGGGCTGCTGGGCCAGGGCCGCAACGTACTGGTGGGGGTGACGACCAATGAGGACCTGGAACGGCTCCACCCGGCGGTGGTCAGGCCCGGCCGCTGCCTGGCCCGGATCGAGGTGGGCCCGTTGAGCCGCCGGGAGGCAGTCGCCTGGCTGGGTACGGAGGAGGGGCTCGGCCGGGAGGGCGCGACGCTGGCCGAGCTGTACGCCCTGCGGCGTGGCACCGGTCCGGCATCGGTACCGAAGCAGGACGCGGGCGCGGACGCGGGACTCTACCTCTGA
- a CDS encoding SGNH/GDSL hydrolase family protein, with product MKMSRLVAFSSSLLLGAVLALTGAATANAASSVQAVDYVALGDSYSSGVGSGSYDSASGDCKRSTKAYPALWANANSPSSFAFTACSGARTDDVTAGQLSPLNSSTDLVSISIGGNDAGFADVMTTCVLQSESTCLSRIATARSYVDTTLPGKLNSVYTAIRSKAPSAHVVVLGYPRFYKLGGSCIAGLSETERSAINSASDYLNAATAKRAADHGFTFSDVTGRFTGHEICSGSAWLHSLNWLNIGESYHPTAAGQSGGYLPAFGSAA from the coding sequence ATGAAAATGTCCAGACTTGTGGCGTTCTCGTCCTCGCTCCTGCTAGGTGCCGTACTCGCCCTGACCGGGGCAGCCACCGCGAACGCCGCATCGTCCGTCCAGGCCGTCGACTACGTCGCCCTCGGCGACTCGTACTCCTCAGGGGTCGGGTCCGGCAGCTACGACAGTGCCAGTGGTGACTGCAAGCGCAGCACCAAGGCCTACCCCGCCCTCTGGGCGAACGCCAACTCGCCCTCGTCGTTCGCCTTCACCGCCTGCTCGGGTGCCCGTACCGACGATGTGACGGCTGGACAGCTCTCCCCGCTCAACTCCTCGACCGACCTCGTCTCGATCTCCATCGGCGGCAACGACGCAGGTTTCGCCGATGTCATGACCACCTGCGTGCTCCAGTCGGAGTCCACCTGTCTCAGCCGGATCGCCACAGCCCGCAGCTACGTCGACACCACCCTGCCCGGAAAGCTCAACTCGGTGTACACGGCGATCAGGTCCAAGGCGCCGTCCGCCCATGTCGTCGTCCTCGGATACCCCCGCTTCTACAAGCTCGGCGGCAGCTGCATCGCCGGTCTGAGCGAGACCGAGCGCTCCGCCATCAACAGCGCGTCCGACTACCTCAACGCGGCAACCGCCAAGCGTGCCGCCGACCACGGCTTCACCTTCAGTGATGTCACCGGGAGGTTCACCGGGCACGAGATCTGCTCGGGCAGTGCATGGCTGCACAGCCTCAACTGGCTCAACATCGGTGAGTCGTACCACCCCACCGCCGCCGGACAGTCGGGCGGCTACCTGCCCGCCTTCGGCTCCGCCGCCTGA